One segment of Arcanobacterium phocae DNA contains the following:
- the rpmE gene encoding 50S ribosomal protein L31, which translates to MKKGVHPEYAPVHVTCTCGNEFETRSTIQGGELRVDVCSACHPFYTGKQKILDTGGRVARFEARYGKRTK; encoded by the coding sequence ATGAAAAAGGGTGTTCACCCAGAATACGCACCAGTGCACGTAACATGCACCTGCGGTAACGAATTTGAAACTCGCTCCACCATTCAAGGTGGAGAATTGCGTGTAGACGTATGCTCGGCATGCCATCCGTTCTACACCGGTAAGCAGAAGATTCTTGACACCGGTGGTCGCGTGGCTCGATTCGAAGCACGCTACGGTAAGCGCACCAAGTAG
- the rho gene encoding transcription termination factor Rho: MSETTTGRKPALSTMRLPELKELATSMGIEMPPKSRKADYIAAIRSVTSSKKTARTNKQVNTKDSASQPKQESAASAEENDSSKIDIELPQENSRGRNRRDRNNDRRSSKAKMSDEEKAAALAALSEAAERRAEEGRGSHNDNDDEDNRNQNRRERNQNRRDRNRNRRDRNQNRRDRNQDRTNDTQAADSNQEQQATEEVLIPVAGILDIDGNNAYLRTGGYLPGKNDAYVSSQTIRRFGLRRGDAIQGSVRPHAENSRGRQHKYNPLVDVQTINGLSIEEAELRPEFNKLTPLYPQEMLRLETTQKALTTRMIDLVAPIGKGQRGLIVSPPKAGKTVVMQQIAMAIANNNPNVHLMVVLVDERPEEVTDMQRLVKGEVIASTFDRPATDHTIVAELAVERAKRLVELGQDVVILLDSLTRLSRAYNLAAPASGRILSGGVDAGALYPPKKFFGAARNIENGGSLTIIASALVETGSKMDEVIFEEFKGTGNMELRLSRQLADRRIFPAVDINASGTRREEQLLSPEELKIMWHLRRGLGQMDVQEASDQLLGRMRKTESNSALLMSIVRGVQGAGVEE, encoded by the coding sequence GTGAGCGAAACAACTACTGGTCGTAAGCCCGCATTATCAACTATGCGGCTACCGGAACTCAAAGAACTCGCTACGTCAATGGGGATTGAAATGCCCCCAAAGTCGCGTAAAGCTGATTATATTGCAGCGATTCGAAGTGTTACGTCGTCGAAAAAGACAGCACGTACAAATAAGCAAGTTAATACAAAGGATTCGGCGTCTCAGCCGAAGCAAGAGTCGGCAGCATCTGCTGAAGAAAACGACTCATCCAAGATCGATATTGAGCTTCCGCAAGAAAATAGCCGTGGCCGTAATCGCCGCGATCGGAACAACGATCGGCGCTCCAGTAAAGCGAAGATGAGTGACGAAGAAAAAGCAGCTGCCCTAGCCGCGCTTAGTGAAGCTGCCGAACGGCGTGCTGAAGAGGGACGTGGATCGCATAACGATAACGACGACGAAGATAATCGTAACCAAAACCGTCGTGAACGCAATCAGAATCGTCGTGATCGCAACCGTAATCGTCGTGATCGCAATCAGAATCGTCGTGATCGTAACCAAGATCGCACCAACGATACCCAAGCTGCTGATTCGAACCAAGAACAGCAAGCTACTGAAGAAGTACTGATTCCGGTAGCTGGAATCCTTGATATTGATGGTAATAACGCATACTTGCGTACCGGTGGTTATCTACCGGGCAAGAATGACGCGTATGTGTCATCACAAACGATTCGTCGTTTCGGGCTGCGCCGGGGTGATGCTATTCAAGGTTCGGTTCGGCCGCACGCGGAAAACTCACGTGGTCGTCAGCATAAGTATAATCCGTTGGTTGACGTGCAGACAATTAACGGTTTGAGCATTGAAGAAGCTGAGTTGCGTCCGGAGTTCAACAAACTGACACCGCTTTATCCTCAAGAGATGTTGCGTCTTGAGACTACTCAGAAGGCACTCACCACTCGTATGATCGATCTGGTAGCACCAATTGGTAAGGGTCAGCGTGGTTTGATTGTTTCCCCGCCTAAGGCTGGAAAAACAGTAGTTATGCAGCAAATTGCGATGGCGATTGCTAACAATAACCCCAATGTCCACTTGATGGTTGTTTTGGTTGACGAGCGTCCAGAAGAAGTTACCGATATGCAGCGTTTGGTCAAAGGTGAAGTTATCGCTTCGACCTTCGATCGCCCGGCTACCGACCATACGATTGTCGCTGAACTAGCAGTTGAACGTGCTAAGCGCCTGGTCGAATTGGGTCAAGACGTTGTCATTTTGCTTGATTCTCTTACCCGCTTGTCACGTGCCTACAACCTTGCGGCTCCGGCTTCTGGCCGTATTCTTTCCGGTGGAGTCGATGCGGGTGCACTATATCCGCCAAAGAAGTTCTTCGGCGCGGCACGTAACATTGAAAATGGTGGCTCACTCACCATTATCGCATCGGCTTTGGTGGAAACTGGCTCGAAGATGGATGAAGTTATTTTCGAGGAGTTCAAGGGTACTGGCAACATGGAATTGCGCCTGTCGCGCCAGCTTGCTGATCGGCGTATTTTCCCAGCGGTCGATATTAACGCTTCTGGAACCCGCCGTGAAGAACAGTTACTTTCCCCAGAAGAACTCAAGATTATGTGGCATTTGCGTCGCGGTTTGGGGCAGATGGATGTTCAAGAGGCATCCGATCAACTCCTTGGTCGGATGCGAAAAACTGAATCTAATTCAGCTCTTCTCATGTCTATTGTCCGTGGTGTGCAAGGCGCGGGAGTAGAAGAATAA